The Phaseolus vulgaris cultivar G19833 chromosome 5, P. vulgaris v2.0, whole genome shotgun sequence genomic interval CTCAGATTTCTTGGCTAGAATAGTTTCAAAATagggaaaaaaaaagttaagcaaataataataataattttattagttaacTCCAAAGTTTTGTTTGTCCTGaaaaagttgtttcctttgttAGTATTAGAACCAATTGAGTACTTTCAAAAGCAGTCTCAATATTTTCTAGAAATTGACAAAAAAACTTCAGCTGTGAACTTTATAGCTATGCTGATAATGGCACTGATGAACTGAATTGGTGAGAGGGTGTATACCCAAAGGACTGTGGCATATATGTTCAAAAAGGCAATACATGTTAGGTTTTGTAAATTGGTTGGAAGGTATACACTTTATTCAATAGAATTAATCACCAACTTCAATTATTTTGGCacagtttaaaaataaaaacattaaataaattacatgtatttttaaaattttaattatattattgaattttaattttagatataatttatcacataaatagatataaattataatatatgtacgtgttttataaaataatataacttgaatttttttaaaatataataattattttataaaataagttgACCCTTTCAATAAATTCTTGGTTATCAACATAAGTGATCCTGCCAGATTTTTCAGCATTGGGATAAAAGACTTGCTACTATCAGCAATCTACATTAGTTCTGATATTGCAATATCTTTAAGTGCTTCAACCATGGATCAAAGTGCCATAATAATCAGAAGAGAAACTGATTAGAATATGCACAAATAACAAAGTTAAAAAAGATCCAGTTCatcttacaaaattaaaaaagacaACAATGTAAATGTAAcccaaataataattttcatcaGTTTTAATATTCCCTGTACTCTTCAAAGTAGTTGTTTTCCCCTGTTCCTTTTTGAATCCTTTTTTTCTGGCTTGATTAACTGCATATGAAAGTTAACCTTTGTCTATCAGTCTTAACTATATCAGCAAGGTGTCAACTTTTGTATTCTTTTTCTCTACACCCAAATCACtcttatataaaagaaaaaatagataatAGTTGAATTTACTAGTGATAAACACTAAGAATAGAAACACGGGGGCATAAGTAGTTTTGGCATCATAGAATTGTTTTTTTCTCTGCATTGGAAATGGTACATTCTGTAGCAAgtaaaacaaaattgatttaaataaaAGAGATACACCACTTTCACATAACATTTGGCCCTTTACCAGAGTTGAAAAGAAAACATAAGATTAAAATGCACTGAAGTACATTACAGGATACAGATAGCCAATAGCAATTAATAGCCTAACCTTGAGTTCTTTGGACAACATTCCCCAATCGAAAACTTGGAAACTGTCATTAGTATTTAACAGGTTTCTTGGTTGAACGCTTTTTCAGAAGATGGAACAACATTTTGTTATTTGATGTGCAGGACAACTGCAAGAAGGAAACACACCAGGTCTAAGTTCCAAACCTTCCAAAAACTCTGCATGAATTGATCACAGGTGAAACTCCAAAACTATACAAGTTTGTTTAACCGGTCTGTTGAGAATGGTTTCCCGGTTCAAGTTCCTGTTAAGGAAAACATAGAAAATGATCAGTCACACATAGCACCAAATCATTCACAAAGCTCACCTTATGCATATTTCTTATTGTATTCATTATTCATTTCTTTTTTTCCCATGTAGAGCAAGGTTCATCTTACTAGCTTTCTCCAATCAGACCATACTGTCTAAATATTAAACTTTACTTtcaattacaaaaaatattctCAACTGCATCAGTGACAACGCTATCATATTTACACCTGCTGAAGAGGATGGCTTCGTGATAGTGCACTAAGCTGGCTACTTTCCATATTTGCAAGCACCTGAACCACAGTCTTCAGATGCGGAACACTGAAAATTAATGATCCACATCAGCCACAATCAAAACACAACCCACACAATGCACTGAGTTTCATACCAAATCATGATGCACTAAAAAAAAGAACAGTACTAGGCATCAATACAACATCTTCAAGATGCATAATTAGCACTAAACAATTTAGCTCAAGGTTTCAACTCAAAACACTTCATATGCACCCTAGTTAAAAAATGTATGTCAAAATTAAGTTATAGCTTAGTCAATTAGACAAGAGAAGGTTCAGACTTTTGTAGCCCATTTTCCATGTGTGCATCCAGAGATGATATCACCCTAGGCAACTGCTCCAAAATCTGTGGAACAAAAAACCGAAAGCAACCATCATTACACACTTTTCCACATTGATGAGTCATCTCATCTACAACTATAACCCTGTATCAGATAAATACAATACCTGCTCTGTATTCTTAATGGTGGGAACCTTAGCCAAAAGGTTCTTAGGAAGCTTAACCAGTTGAGCCTGCAAACGATACAAAAAGGGCAAAAAATCAGAGTTTAATTTTCACACACTCAGCAAAACTAAAGATTTTGGTTAACAGTGTACGTATTTTTACACTCAATCACTCTGTCACTTTTGAAGTAACTTAATTTTTCATGCACATCTAATTTAAATACTTTCATTGTCAATCAATCAGACATAATCTTAAGTACGACTTTCAAAGAAAGAATTCACCATATAAAATTATCAAacttaatatataagataacaCACGATTGCATAACAGTAAACCGATGATAATTtagtttctgaaaaaaaaaacactcttaTTTAATCCGAAATGTGTAAAAATGTTGCAACTGTATCATGCTGTACAATTTAATAATAAGTTGGTCCCTCGTTTAGTGTCAAATTGGTCCTTGAAAATAACTCATTATTCCTTAACCATTACAGCCTAATAACAAAAAATGATCTCACAAAACCTAAGTACAAGTCGTCACTTCGACAATATTTTTCACAGAGAATAAAAACCCTAACATCAAACAACAACACGCAGAACAATCAAAACTTGTTTCCCATCAAAAGGGTCATCTGATCTAACATCGAAATTTCATAATTGAAAGCAAAgttttgctttttatttttaatttttgaaatttcaatgAATTGACAGTGTTGATATGGTACCTGGGCAGGAGAAGAGTGCTGCATAAGGTGGAGGAGGTTGGAAGTGGACTGCACCGCCTGCGATATTTGCTCGGCCACCGTAGCCTTCGCCGTCCCTC includes:
- the LOC137835092 gene encoding tobamovirus multiplication protein 2B isoform X1 yields the protein MDNTTNGQTSFWRRMAAPGSVGGGGTAKATVAEQISQAVQSTSNLLHLMQHSSPAQAQLVKLPKNLLAKVPTIKNTEQILEQLPRVISSLDAHMENGLQNVPHLKTVVQVLANMESSQLSALSRSHPLQQELEPGNHSQQTG
- the LOC137835092 gene encoding tobamovirus multiplication protein 2B isoform X2, with product MDNTTNGQTSFWRRMAAPGSVGGGGTAKATVAEQISQAVQSTSNLLHLMQHSSPAQAQLVKLPKNLLAKVPTIKNTEQILEQLPRVISSLDAHMENGLQNVPHLKTVVQVLANMESSQLSALSRSHPLQQV